Proteins from a genomic interval of Rhodococcoides fascians A25f:
- a CDS encoding LysR family transcriptional regulator, with protein sequence MLDPRRLRMLAELERLGTIAAVAECLRQTAPGVSMQLAALEKEVGVALTEKNGRNVRLTPAGRVLAGHGVDVVERLTLAEMEIRALRDGASGTYRVAAFPSAARTIIAATWAALRTSGAGSVQLELIEMEPDESMAALRSGDADLAVTHTYSTMEPVDARNVSLWPLRSESVWLAVPADRQCAEPADLRDFANDDWLAPRRERSCYDMVFRACGAAGFVPRVVAEATDFAVLLALVDAGAGVALVPDLAVDRLPSGVRLLELAQPVTRHLFCAARTSSATDPGLRRLRDAIDSASAALVRDPADITAR encoded by the coding sequence GTGTTGGATCCCCGCCGATTGCGCATGCTGGCCGAGCTCGAACGACTCGGGACGATCGCTGCCGTGGCCGAGTGCCTCCGTCAGACCGCTCCGGGGGTGTCGATGCAGCTGGCGGCTCTGGAGAAGGAGGTCGGCGTTGCGCTGACCGAAAAGAACGGCCGCAACGTCCGGCTCACACCTGCGGGACGTGTACTGGCCGGGCACGGCGTCGACGTCGTCGAACGACTGACTTTGGCGGAGATGGAAATTCGAGCTCTCCGTGACGGTGCCTCGGGTACCTACCGGGTTGCGGCCTTTCCGTCGGCCGCCCGCACCATCATCGCAGCGACGTGGGCCGCGTTGCGCACGTCCGGTGCCGGCTCGGTGCAGCTGGAACTGATCGAGATGGAGCCCGACGAATCCATGGCAGCGTTGCGCTCCGGCGACGCCGATCTCGCAGTGACGCATACGTATTCGACAATGGAACCCGTCGATGCGCGCAACGTGTCGTTGTGGCCGCTGCGATCCGAATCGGTGTGGCTCGCGGTGCCGGCGGACCGGCAGTGCGCCGAGCCCGCCGACCTCCGCGACTTCGCGAACGACGACTGGCTCGCGCCTCGTCGTGAACGCAGTTGCTACGACATGGTCTTCCGCGCCTGCGGGGCTGCCGGTTTCGTTCCCCGCGTGGTCGCCGAGGCCACCGACTTCGCGGTGCTCCTCGCGCTCGTCGACGCCGGAGCAGGTGTCGCGCTGGTCCCCGATCTGGCCGTCGACCGGCTTCCGTCAGGGGTGCGATTGCTCGAGCTCGCACAGCCGGTGACCCGGCACTTGTTCTGCGCTGCGCGTACCAGCTCGGCCACCGACCCTGGACTGCGGCGTCTGCGGGACGCGATCGACAGCGCGTCCGCTGCCCTGGTGCGCGACCCGGCAGACATCACTGCACGCTGA
- a CDS encoding DUF6461 domain-containing protein encodes MPATWEDFTFGLEGVNADVEVVGIVEVGDWVLAVAPSVAGLADELMAPLSVGGEAITFATQVGHCNFAQWVDGARTAMFDALLN; translated from the coding sequence ATGCCTGCAACTTGGGAAGACTTCACCTTCGGTTTGGAGGGTGTCAATGCCGATGTCGAGGTCGTTGGCATCGTGGAGGTCGGTGATTGGGTTCTGGCGGTCGCACCGTCCGTGGCGGGTTTGGCCGATGAGCTGATGGCACCGTTGTCGGTCGGTGGTGAAGCCATCACTTTCGCCACTCAGGTGGGTCACTGCAATTTCGCCCAGTGGGTCGACGGTGCCCGAACGGCGATGTTCGATGCACTCCTGAACTGA
- a CDS encoding SRPBCC family protein has translation MSFIIRVTTSIDADPAVVFDLESDAVVHAQSQGSFGESVRVDSGRSDLRLGDEIEIRSRHLGVWFTLTSRITEYEPSRYFVDEQVTGPFASMRHEHLFLARREHTHMVDIMSVTFRGGRLGAVILDVPGKLYLRRVLCVRNAYIKKRAESGQGTGGR, from the coding sequence ATGTCTTTCATCATCAGGGTGACGACGTCGATCGACGCGGACCCGGCAGTGGTTTTCGATCTGGAATCGGATGCTGTCGTTCACGCCCAGTCTCAGGGTTCGTTCGGTGAGAGCGTGCGGGTCGACTCGGGTCGAAGTGATCTTCGCTTGGGCGACGAAATTGAAATCCGTTCCAGGCACCTCGGCGTGTGGTTCACCTTGACCAGTCGCATCACGGAGTACGAGCCCTCACGATATTTCGTGGATGAGCAGGTCACCGGCCCCTTTGCCTCGATGCGTCACGAGCATTTGTTTCTCGCACGACGTGAACACACGCACATGGTCGACATCATGTCGGTGACATTCCGTGGCGGACGACTCGGCGCTGTGATCCTGGACGTCCCCGGTAAGCTGTATCTTCGGCGCGTCCTGTGCGTTCGGAATGCGTACATCAAGAAGCGTGCAGAATCGGGGCAGGGAACTGGTGGACGGTAG
- a CDS encoding GNAT family N-acetyltransferase produces MVVVRSRDPADLPRCVEALIEVHESDDYPHRWPHDPADWLTPENMAAAWVAEHDNRIVGHVVIVDKAGGLWVSRLFVRPGHRGSLVGDALLRQARIGGASMLDVIERSGKAIELYERTGWTLVDRRPAEWIMSDGRRPVERIYRADPHSTEHNSTGPTLR; encoded by the coding sequence ATGGTGGTCGTCCGATCGAGAGATCCAGCTGACCTGCCGCGGTGTGTGGAGGCGCTGATCGAGGTCCACGAATCCGACGATTATCCGCATCGTTGGCCACACGATCCGGCTGACTGGTTGACACCCGAGAACATGGCGGCCGCGTGGGTTGCCGAGCATGACAATCGCATCGTCGGACACGTCGTCATCGTCGACAAGGCAGGCGGCCTCTGGGTGTCCCGACTCTTCGTGCGACCGGGACACCGGGGCTCGCTCGTCGGAGATGCGCTGTTGCGGCAGGCGCGAATTGGAGGTGCGTCGATGCTCGACGTCATCGAGCGCTCCGGCAAAGCGATCGAACTGTACGAACGCACCGGCTGGACGCTGGTCGACAGGCGTCCGGCAGAGTGGATCATGTCTGACGGTCGTAGACCGGTCGAGCGAATCTACCGTGCGGATCCGCACTCGACCGAGCACAACTCGACGGGCCCAACACTCCGGTGA
- a CDS encoding putative quinol monooxygenase codes for MSTEPEAGPGVTVVVSHTTQPNQRDAVRALWEKHMAPAVLDNPGHLAYYYCLDSDDPDRITAFQHYRTAEDAVTFLQRPAYREYEREVAPLLAGAPQVRTLVPTWIKSGN; via the coding sequence ATGTCAACAGAACCCGAGGCCGGCCCCGGCGTCACGGTGGTCGTCTCTCACACGACCCAGCCGAACCAGCGCGACGCTGTCCGAGCCCTGTGGGAAAAGCACATGGCTCCGGCTGTGCTCGACAATCCCGGGCATCTCGCGTACTACTACTGTCTCGATTCCGACGATCCCGATCGCATCACTGCGTTTCAGCACTACCGCACCGCCGAGGATGCGGTCACATTTCTCCAGCGTCCCGCTTATCGGGAGTACGAACGTGAAGTGGCACCGCTGTTGGCCGGTGCACCGCAGGTACGCACCCTTGTCCCGACATGGATCAAGTCGGGAAACTAG
- a CDS encoding lipase family protein translates to MRLLSVTFALSVLIGSLVLSAAPVSAAPGSADFYGAPVADLEAYAPGSIVRREPVPQLDLLGSHTERILYRSADPRDRAVAVSGLLVTPNRPWSGPGPRPVIAYAPGSYGIADRCSGSSELGLTTTMPALLPLLAQGYQVVTTDYQGLGTPGEYEFLGRVASGRALLDSARAAARETDAPVVLYGYSAGGVASAAAAELASTYAPDVSVVGAFVGAAPTDPVVRVEGQDGSAWAATMLYTIDGLIGAHPDQADRIRALFNDRGRAALDAALAFCNTDALAYGSLRSEDLTGDGTSLSALMLGPVLGPLTAANTVGFTAPAVPVMIVHGIHDRSVEIEQSRLLTQRWRAAGGTDIIVREFDFGTDLVPAVDHTATNIAAYPELLEWIDRLVAQA, encoded by the coding sequence ATGAGACTCCTTTCCGTCACCTTCGCCCTCTCCGTCCTTATCGGGTCCCTCGTTCTGTCGGCCGCACCCGTCTCGGCGGCACCGGGTAGTGCCGATTTCTACGGTGCTCCCGTTGCCGATTTGGAGGCGTACGCACCTGGGTCCATCGTGCGCCGAGAACCCGTGCCGCAGCTCGACCTTCTGGGCTCGCACACCGAGCGCATTCTGTACCGATCTGCCGATCCCCGTGATCGTGCGGTGGCGGTGTCGGGGCTTCTGGTCACACCGAACCGTCCGTGGTCGGGTCCTGGACCGCGGCCCGTGATCGCTTATGCGCCGGGCAGTTACGGGATCGCCGACCGTTGCTCGGGTTCCTCCGAATTGGGACTGACAACGACGATGCCGGCGCTGCTGCCGCTGTTGGCGCAGGGGTACCAGGTGGTCACGACCGACTACCAAGGTCTCGGAACCCCGGGCGAGTACGAGTTCCTCGGCCGGGTCGCCAGCGGCCGTGCCCTACTGGACTCGGCCCGGGCCGCGGCACGTGAGACCGACGCGCCCGTCGTGCTCTACGGCTACTCGGCGGGCGGCGTCGCGTCGGCTGCCGCCGCAGAGCTCGCCTCCACGTACGCGCCCGACGTGTCCGTGGTCGGGGCCTTCGTCGGTGCCGCACCGACCGATCCTGTGGTCCGCGTCGAAGGCCAGGACGGCTCCGCGTGGGCCGCGACAATGCTCTATACGATCGACGGCCTGATCGGCGCGCACCCCGACCAGGCCGACCGAATCCGCGCTCTGTTCAATGATCGCGGACGGGCAGCTCTCGATGCGGCACTGGCCTTCTGCAACACCGACGCGCTCGCCTACGGATCACTGCGGTCCGAGGACCTGACTGGGGACGGCACGTCACTGAGCGCGCTGATGCTGGGTCCCGTACTGGGCCCACTGACGGCGGCGAACACCGTTGGATTCACCGCGCCCGCCGTTCCCGTGATGATCGTTCACGGCATCCACGACCGTTCTGTCGAGATCGAGCAGAGCCGACTCCTGACGCAGCGCTGGCGCGCCGCCGGAGGTACCGACATCATCGTTCGGGAGTTCGATTTCGGAACCGATCTCGTTCCCGCAGTCGACCATACGGCCACCAACATCGCTGCTTACCCCGAGTTGCTCGAGTGGATCGACCGACTTGTCGCACAGGCCTGA
- a CDS encoding LLM class flavin-dependent oxidoreductase, with translation MHLGVDSFVSSVTDPTDGRVIAPEERMSHLLEEIALADQVGLYSFGIGEHHRSEYYDSAPSIILAAAAARTENIRLGSAVKVLSADDPVRVFQEFATLDLISKGRIDLVVGRGSFTESFPLFGLDLADYDSLFAEKLDLLLQIRDNVEVTWSGRHRPALNRQGIYPRPLQDPLPIWVGVGGTPESFARAGLLGLPLMIAIIGGEPRQFAPLVDLYRRAGAQAGHPPEQLKVGLHVFGFVAETTQAAADTIYPGWNEMFTKISRERGFARPSRQQFDATSGPNGAFFMGDPQTVADKILRVGEQLGGVDRLSLQMTNPRLAHRDLLRGIELLGTEVAPLVTGK, from the coding sequence GTGCATCTGGGCGTCGACAGTTTCGTTTCTTCCGTGACCGACCCGACGGATGGCCGGGTGATCGCTCCAGAGGAACGCATGAGTCACCTGCTCGAGGAGATCGCACTCGCCGATCAGGTTGGGCTGTATTCGTTCGGCATCGGCGAGCATCATCGCAGTGAGTACTACGACTCGGCCCCGTCGATCATCCTGGCTGCCGCGGCTGCGCGAACCGAGAACATCAGGCTAGGCAGCGCCGTCAAGGTACTCAGCGCAGACGATCCGGTGCGGGTGTTCCAAGAGTTCGCCACCCTGGACCTGATCTCGAAAGGGCGGATCGACCTGGTCGTGGGTCGCGGTTCCTTCACCGAATCGTTCCCGCTGTTCGGTCTGGATCTGGCCGATTACGACTCGCTCTTTGCCGAAAAGTTGGACCTCCTGCTGCAGATCCGCGACAACGTGGAAGTCACCTGGTCGGGTCGGCACCGTCCGGCGCTCAACCGTCAGGGGATCTATCCGCGCCCACTGCAGGACCCGTTGCCGATCTGGGTCGGTGTAGGTGGCACCCCTGAATCCTTTGCTCGCGCAGGACTTCTGGGACTCCCGCTGATGATCGCCATCATCGGCGGCGAGCCACGCCAGTTCGCTCCGCTCGTCGACCTCTACCGCCGCGCCGGCGCGCAAGCGGGTCACCCGCCCGAGCAGTTGAAGGTGGGTCTGCACGTGTTCGGCTTCGTCGCCGAGACAACCCAGGCTGCAGCCGACACCATCTATCCCGGCTGGAACGAGATGTTCACCAAGATCTCCCGTGAGCGTGGATTCGCCCGACCGAGCCGGCAACAGTTCGACGCCACTTCCGGCCCGAACGGCGCGTTCTTCATGGGCGATCCGCAGACGGTGGCAGACAAGATTCTTCGAGTCGGGGAGCAACTGGGCGGTGTGGATCGACTGTCGCTACAGATGACCAATCCACGGCTGGCGCACCGCGATCTGCTTCGCGGCATCGAATTGCTCGGTACCGAGGTCGCGCCCCTCGTGACTGGAAAATGA
- a CDS encoding enoyl-CoA hydratase-related protein, whose amino-acid sequence MPYLERVADVFVLNLGSRGVDDTENRISPDWVAEINTLLDEVQASSGAAALVTTATGKYFSTGVDLSWGAENLDQINRFIGTVQEMLVRFLTLPMQTVAAMQGHTFGGAAFFVMAHDYRIMRSDRGFLCFPGVNIGATYSPGTVDMVRARLAPHAFHEALTTGRRYGGGDAMALGLVDAVSTADSLLDDAVARAGELAGTRGDVLGEIKRTMYANEIRSLLNPVAGVDEMEWASN is encoded by the coding sequence ATGCCATACCTCGAACGAGTTGCCGATGTCTTCGTACTGAACCTCGGAAGCCGAGGTGTCGACGACACCGAAAACCGCATCAGTCCGGATTGGGTTGCCGAGATCAACACTCTGCTCGACGAGGTCCAGGCCAGTTCCGGTGCTGCTGCGCTCGTCACGACAGCGACAGGCAAGTACTTCTCCACCGGAGTGGACCTGTCGTGGGGTGCCGAGAACCTCGACCAGATCAACCGATTCATCGGCACCGTTCAGGAGATGTTGGTGCGCTTTCTGACGCTTCCGATGCAGACGGTCGCGGCCATGCAGGGACACACTTTCGGTGGTGCCGCATTTTTCGTGATGGCGCACGACTACCGGATCATGCGATCCGATCGCGGCTTCCTCTGTTTCCCCGGTGTCAACATCGGCGCGACCTACAGCCCGGGAACCGTCGACATGGTGCGAGCGAGACTGGCGCCCCATGCCTTCCACGAGGCACTCACCACCGGACGCCGCTACGGCGGAGGTGACGCCATGGCACTCGGACTGGTCGATGCCGTATCGACCGCCGATTCACTGCTCGACGACGCCGTCGCTCGCGCCGGCGAACTGGCCGGAACGCGAGGCGACGTTCTCGGCGAAATCAAGCGAACGATGTACGCCAACGAAATTCGGTCACTGCTCAACCCGGTTGCCGGCGTCGACGAGATGGAATGGGCCTCGAACTAG
- a CDS encoding DUF7218 family protein, which yields MPAKNNETENQPQLKDQGLYEKLREEGNSKEKAARISNAAAKEGREQIGEKGGKSGSYEDWTVDELTDRAKELGLEGYSKLKKEELIDALRHH from the coding sequence ATGCCGGCGAAGAACAACGAAACCGAGAACCAGCCGCAGTTGAAGGATCAGGGCCTGTACGAGAAGCTTCGCGAAGAAGGCAACTCGAAGGAAAAGGCTGCTCGAATCTCGAACGCAGCCGCGAAAGAGGGCAGGGAGCAGATCGGTGAGAAAGGTGGGAAGTCCGGATCCTACGAGGACTGGACCGTGGACGAATTGACCGACAGAGCCAAAGAACTGGGCCTCGAGGGTTACTCGAAACTGAAGAAGGAGGAGCTCATCGACGCGCTCCGACACCACTGA
- a CDS encoding SRPBCC domain-containing protein: MAPIPTGTLRTTDTGFALELSRTIAAPREDVWARLTESSRTALWFGPWERISGDTIRVTMSFEEGEPASDMIIETCEAPGLLAVRMTGEGQWPLKVRLTERDTATVLVLVHSCESTDGLGDIGPGWEYYLDMFVAAGNGNPLPSFDDYYPAQQEYYTSLRPQ; encoded by the coding sequence ATGGCACCGATACCTACGGGGACACTGAGAACCACCGACACCGGCTTCGCCCTCGAATTGAGCAGAACGATCGCTGCACCACGCGAGGACGTGTGGGCGCGCCTCACCGAATCGTCCCGGACGGCACTGTGGTTCGGTCCGTGGGAGCGCATTTCGGGCGACACCATTCGAGTCACCATGAGTTTCGAGGAGGGCGAGCCGGCCTCGGACATGATCATCGAAACATGTGAGGCACCGGGCCTCCTGGCAGTACGGATGACCGGCGAGGGCCAGTGGCCACTCAAGGTCCGCCTGACCGAGAGAGACACAGCGACCGTTCTCGTGCTCGTACACAGCTGCGAAAGCACGGACGGTCTGGGCGACATCGGACCGGGGTGGGAGTACTACCTGGACATGTTCGTCGCGGCCGGAAACGGCAACCCCCTCCCGAGTTTCGACGACTACTACCCCGCGCAGCAGGAGTACTACACATCGCTGCGCCCGCAATGA
- a CDS encoding helix-turn-helix domain-containing protein, translating to MQGLMYRLAELDADSAGLVRVIDYFDALIRHGADTSAMLRASAALADCVVGIDVVGTSGGHRRHARCDPKGRWLTQAVAERSATKDVIVDDVVMGSVWIERVGPALALDEMLVDRMALTAAIILVPRHTLSTAEHTRAVLFPIDDIALLSSLTALHIEPTARVRVAIAAAGSPTETSMPTAGRSTPISVDDHAMYLLQGEPSAALVGSGCIGVSLALTASELHRHLGNARFALAQACELEPVVIADRFGALNLLAKGNTLAISDIPDLVRIAELRTTTHGVELISTLRTYLGSGSLRATADRMHLHHSSVAHRLAKISEAVGYPVDSIEQRARATAMMMVLDGSGTGVA from the coding sequence ATGCAGGGACTGATGTACCGGCTCGCGGAGCTCGACGCCGACTCCGCGGGTCTGGTGCGCGTGATCGACTATTTCGACGCACTGATCAGGCACGGCGCAGACACGTCCGCGATGCTGCGCGCCAGCGCGGCGTTGGCCGACTGCGTCGTCGGAATCGACGTCGTCGGCACGTCAGGCGGACACCGCCGGCATGCGCGGTGCGATCCGAAGGGCCGCTGGCTCACCCAGGCCGTCGCCGAGCGGTCTGCGACCAAGGACGTCATCGTCGACGACGTGGTGATGGGCTCGGTGTGGATCGAGCGGGTGGGCCCTGCACTGGCACTCGACGAGATGCTCGTCGATCGAATGGCCCTGACCGCAGCCATCATTCTGGTACCCCGGCACACACTGTCCACCGCCGAACACACCCGAGCGGTGTTGTTTCCGATCGACGACATCGCACTGTTGAGTTCGCTGACCGCGTTGCACATCGAGCCGACCGCACGGGTACGAGTTGCCATTGCTGCTGCCGGCTCTCCGACGGAAACCAGCATGCCGACCGCCGGACGATCCACCCCGATCTCGGTGGACGACCACGCGATGTATCTACTGCAGGGTGAACCGTCCGCAGCCCTCGTGGGCTCCGGTTGCATAGGCGTTTCGTTGGCCCTGACGGCGTCCGAACTCCATCGACATCTCGGAAATGCACGGTTCGCTCTGGCACAGGCCTGCGAGCTCGAGCCGGTGGTGATCGCCGACAGATTCGGCGCATTGAATCTGTTGGCGAAGGGAAATACGTTGGCAATCAGCGATATTCCCGATCTCGTACGCATAGCCGAACTTCGCACGACCACTCACGGGGTCGAGCTCATCAGCACCCTCCGCACCTATCTGGGTTCGGGCAGCTTGCGTGCAACCGCCGACCGGATGCATCTGCACCACAGCAGCGTCGCGCATCGTCTGGCCAAGATATCGGAGGCGGTCGGCTATCCGGTCGATTCCATCGAGCAACGTGCCCGTGCAACGGCAATGATGATGGTGCTCGACGGCAGTGGTACCGGAGTCGCATAA
- a CDS encoding alpha/beta hydrolase yields the protein MTNFPTLDPELAAAVTMLPSIDFGDVPSARSTFTSLLDAMLADLSMDGVSLRELTAPGLDGAPDVVVRFFTPEQSDGPLPVLVWIHGGGFAIGTAASSDPYCVDVVRELGFAVASVEYRLAPETPFPGPLDDCYAALTYIHSHADELGIDPTRIAVGGQSAGGGLAAGTVLRARDEGVVPVAFQLLEIPELDDRLTTVSMTEFVDTPMWHRPNAILSWQYYLGESYSGPDDPNVSIYAAPARATDLAGLPPTYVSTMELDPLRDEGIDYAVRLLRAGVSVELHSFPGTFHGSALLATAEVSKRGHAEALDALRRGLRLRVPAS from the coding sequence ATGACCAACTTCCCCACTCTCGACCCCGAACTCGCCGCAGCCGTCACGATGCTTCCGAGCATCGATTTCGGCGACGTTCCGTCGGCGCGGTCGACGTTCACCTCACTCCTCGATGCCATGCTCGCCGATCTGTCGATGGACGGAGTTTCTCTACGCGAGCTCACCGCCCCCGGGCTCGACGGTGCTCCGGATGTCGTCGTCCGATTTTTCACGCCGGAGCAGTCGGACGGGCCGCTGCCCGTGTTGGTATGGATCCATGGCGGCGGATTCGCAATCGGGACAGCCGCTTCCAGTGATCCCTACTGCGTGGATGTCGTCCGGGAACTCGGATTCGCGGTGGCGAGCGTCGAGTACCGGCTCGCCCCCGAGACCCCGTTTCCCGGGCCCCTCGACGACTGCTACGCCGCGCTCACGTACATCCACTCGCACGCGGACGAATTGGGAATCGACCCGACGCGGATTGCCGTGGGAGGGCAGAGCGCCGGTGGTGGCCTGGCAGCCGGAACGGTTCTCCGAGCTCGCGACGAGGGCGTCGTTCCGGTGGCGTTCCAGTTGCTCGAGATCCCCGAACTCGACGACCGCCTCACCACCGTGTCGATGACCGAGTTCGTCGATACACCGATGTGGCACCGCCCCAACGCAATCCTGTCCTGGCAGTACTACCTGGGCGAGTCCTACAGCGGACCGGACGACCCGAACGTCTCGATCTACGCCGCCCCGGCTCGCGCCACCGATCTTGCCGGTCTCCCACCGACGTACGTCTCGACGATGGAGCTCGATCCGCTTCGCGACGAGGGCATCGACTACGCGGTGCGGTTGCTGCGAGCCGGAGTGAGCGTCGAACTGCATTCCTTCCCCGGCACGTTCCACGGCTCCGCGCTGCTGGCGACCGCGGAGGTGAGCAAGCGCGGACATGCCGAGGCGTTGGACGCCCTTCGCCGGGGCTTGCGCCTTCGTGTACCCGCCTCGTAG
- a CDS encoding nitroreductase family deazaflavin-dependent oxidoreductase, with amino-acid sequence MSPDTEVVDLSSPLTLACGQILPNRVMKSALSEGLATAEHAPDSRLETLYRQWGAGGYGLVVTGNVMVDRSHLGEPGNVVIEDDRDRDALARWAKATSDGGAPIWMQLNHPGRQANPIVTRTKPVAPSAIAPNIPGIPAPRALSENEIRNIIDRFATAAAVAESAGFDGVQIHGAHGYLVSQFLSPLSNERDDAWGGDLDGRMRFVLEVVRAIRSTVSPSFAVGIKLNSADFQRGGFSEEESRITVEHLVRESIDLIEISGGSYESPAMMGTSSTRAREAYFLEYARTVRDAAGTVPLAVTGGFRTRSVMSSAVQSGECDMVGLGRPTALDPAVANSLVDGTLDRVESPRVALRVPSKSSAFKQINGALDLQWHTDQLQLIGAGRQPNSSRPAWKTAATMVQRNGWDAFRNRRGTGNPTSAASAAKFRRERLIGKYVANPVVNGLTSIGVTTSLVTDIETVGRKTGLARRVPVSASFDDSGAWLISQHGTRSGWGANITGEPRIRIRVGSRWRTGTATFAPDDDVALRARSFSNNPVLGRIIGAGFRALQTTPISVRIEFDD; translated from the coding sequence ATGTCCCCCGACACCGAGGTCGTCGACCTGAGCAGCCCTCTCACACTCGCCTGCGGGCAGATCCTGCCGAACCGCGTGATGAAGTCGGCTCTGAGCGAGGGACTGGCGACGGCCGAGCATGCACCCGATTCCCGCCTCGAGACGCTGTACCGCCAATGGGGTGCGGGCGGCTACGGCCTTGTGGTGACCGGCAACGTCATGGTCGACCGATCCCATCTCGGAGAACCGGGCAACGTCGTCATCGAAGACGACCGCGACCGCGACGCACTTGCTCGGTGGGCAAAGGCGACATCCGACGGCGGTGCACCCATCTGGATGCAGCTCAATCACCCGGGCCGACAGGCCAATCCGATCGTCACCCGCACCAAGCCCGTCGCACCGTCCGCCATTGCCCCCAACATCCCGGGCATTCCGGCACCGCGAGCGTTGAGCGAGAACGAGATTCGCAACATCATCGATCGATTCGCTACGGCAGCAGCTGTGGCCGAGTCGGCCGGCTTCGACGGCGTCCAGATCCATGGCGCACACGGCTACCTGGTGTCTCAGTTCCTGTCGCCATTGTCCAACGAACGCGACGATGCCTGGGGCGGCGACCTCGACGGGCGAATGCGGTTCGTTCTCGAAGTGGTCCGCGCCATCAGGTCAACGGTGTCCCCCAGCTTCGCCGTGGGAATCAAACTGAATTCGGCAGACTTCCAGCGCGGCGGGTTCAGCGAAGAAGAATCGCGGATCACCGTCGAGCATCTGGTCCGCGAATCCATCGATCTGATCGAAATCAGCGGTGGTAGTTACGAATCCCCCGCAATGATGGGCACCTCGAGCACCCGAGCGCGCGAGGCCTACTTCCTGGAATACGCGCGGACGGTACGCGACGCCGCAGGAACGGTGCCACTGGCCGTGACCGGAGGATTTCGCACCCGTTCGGTGATGAGTTCGGCGGTCCAGTCGGGCGAGTGCGACATGGTGGGTCTCGGCCGTCCAACGGCCCTCGACCCGGCCGTCGCGAACTCTCTGGTCGACGGCACGCTGGATCGGGTCGAGTCGCCGCGCGTGGCTCTGCGCGTCCCGTCGAAGTCCAGCGCGTTCAAGCAGATCAACGGCGCTCTCGATCTGCAGTGGCACACCGACCAGTTGCAGCTCATCGGCGCTGGGCGGCAACCGAATTCGAGCCGTCCGGCGTGGAAGACTGCGGCCACGATGGTGCAGCGCAACGGCTGGGACGCGTTCCGTAACCGTCGCGGCACGGGCAATCCCACCAGCGCTGCCAGTGCTGCGAAGTTCCGACGCGAGCGCTTGATCGGCAAATACGTCGCGAATCCCGTCGTCAACGGATTGACATCCATCGGTGTGACCACCTCGCTGGTGACCGACATCGAGACGGTGGGCCGCAAAACCGGGCTCGCCCGGCGCGTGCCGGTGTCGGCGTCCTTCGACGACTCCGGTGCGTGGTTGATCTCCCAACACGGAACCAGATCCGGCTGGGGAGCCAACATCACCGGCGAGCCGAGGATCCGCATTCGCGTGGGCAGCCGGTGGCGCACCGGAACAGCAACGTTCGCGCCCGACGACGACGTCGCCCTCCGAGCACGATCCTTCTCGAACAATCCGGTACTCGGACGCATCATCGGTGCCGGCTTCCGAGCGCTCCAGACCACCCCGATCTCGGTTCGTATCGAGTTCGACGACTGA
- a CDS encoding TetR/AcrR family transcriptional regulator: protein MANRSSARADMLRSAAQLFRRRGVEATSLADVIDHAGAPRGSIYHHFPGGKPQLVEEATRTAGAAMSAMISAGLASAGPAATVRAIIDGFRSELLATDYVAGCPVAPAALEGLHAPAAVTAAGESFSSWEDVIAASLWQRGLARERSYTLATFSIAAIEGALIVAKAQRSTTALDRTETELLGLLGAVLDASNPPRP, encoded by the coding sequence ATGGCCAATCGGAGTAGCGCGCGGGCAGACATGCTGCGCAGCGCCGCGCAATTGTTCCGTCGGCGTGGAGTGGAAGCCACCTCGCTGGCCGACGTCATCGATCACGCGGGCGCGCCGCGTGGCTCGATCTATCACCATTTCCCTGGCGGGAAGCCTCAGCTGGTGGAGGAGGCAACGCGAACCGCGGGTGCCGCGATGAGTGCGATGATCTCGGCCGGCCTGGCTTCGGCCGGTCCGGCGGCAACCGTACGGGCGATCATCGACGGATTCCGCAGCGAGCTGCTGGCGACGGATTACGTTGCAGGGTGCCCGGTCGCGCCTGCTGCGCTCGAGGGGCTGCATGCGCCGGCCGCTGTCACGGCGGCAGGTGAGTCCTTCTCGTCCTGGGAGGACGTGATCGCGGCGTCCCTGTGGCAGCGTGGATTGGCCCGCGAGCGGTCCTACACGTTGGCGACTTTCTCGATCGCCGCCATCGAAGGCGCGCTGATCGTGGCCAAGGCGCAGCGATCCACTACCGCTCTGGACCGGACGGAAACCGAACTGTTGGGCCTGCTCGGGGCGGTGCTGGACGCGTCGAACCCTCCTCGTCCGTGA